A genomic window from Solanum stenotomum isolate F172 chromosome 10, ASM1918654v1, whole genome shotgun sequence includes:
- the LOC125843313 gene encoding uncharacterized protein LOC125843313 has protein sequence MQINQGIIQQTLVLYFLLSYNYVVQGEIKLSEVEDQELESQLKLLNKPAIKTIKTMYGDIYDCIDFYKQPAFDHPLLKNHNFHPKMKPTLSRIKQTLGTSKSKEASTIWLNDGGCPFGSVPIKRITKDDLIRQKHMPPPEDLAFHTQFFETRNHSALKKRFLSTQGYRVAIVSTRTDLDYKFGGAGMSATLWNPYVKGQQHSGCRLKVQKLSDIIQIGWRVDPTLYGDTLTRMFIHFQADNIGCFNTLCPGFVLVDTEIGVGAPFSNVSHRGDIHNLWEYPMYLDRDLVNGNWWVLVQETHREVGFWPQNIFTQLASFATHIEWGGVAYSPPDIPEPPMGSSFFPTNMKGYDGSCNGITALNYKGETIEVNTIPHTDNPDFYRVYDIPPRGTNRKYKHTVLYGGPGERT, from the exons ATGCAGATAAATCAAGGGATTATTCAACAAACGTTGGTATTATATTTTCTTCTGAGTTATAATTATGTGGTTCAAGGAGAAATAAAATTATCCGAAGTAGAGGATCAAGAGTTAGAAAgtcaacttaaacttttgaaCAAACCTGCAATCAAAACAATTAAG ACCATGTATGGAGATATATATGATTGTATCGATTTTTACAAGCAACCTGCATTTGATCATCCATTGTTGAAGAACCACAATTTTCATCCAAAG ATGAAGCCTACGTTATCTAGGATAAAGCAAACTTTAGGTACCTCAAAGTCTAAAGAAGCATCGACGATATGGCTAAATGATGGTGGTTGTCCTTTTGGATCAGTGCCTATTAAAAGAATTACAAAAGATGATCTTATCAGACAAAAACATATGCCACCACCAGAAGATCTCGCATTTCATACCCAATTTTTTGAG ACTAGGAATCACAGTGCATTGAAAAAAAGATTCTTATCTACACAAGGATACAGG GTTGCAATAGTTTCAACTCGTACTGATTTGGATTACAAGTTCGGAGGAGCTGGAATGTCAGCTACTTTATGGAATCCTTATGTTAAAGGTCAACAACATAGTGGATGTCGATTGAAAGTTCAAAAATTATCGGACATTATACAAATTGGTTGGAGA GTGGATCCAACATTATATGGCGATACCCTAACTAGGATGTTTATACATTTTCAg gctGATAATATAGGTTGCTTTAATACACTATGTCCTGGATTTGTACTGGTAGACACCGAGATAGGCGTTGGAGCGCCATTTAGTAATGTTTCACACCGTGGAGATATTCATAACTTATGGGAATATCCAATGTACCTCGATCGG GATCTAGTGAACGGAAATTGGTGGGTTTTGGTTCAAGAAACGCATAGAGAAGTTGGCTTTTGGCCTCAAAACATCTTCACTCAGTTAGCAAGCTTTGCTACACACATTGAATGGGGAGGAGTGGCTTATAGCCCACCAGACATACCTGAACCACCAATGGGCTCCAGTTTTTTCCCCACTAATATGAAGGGGTATGATGGTTCGTGCAATGGAATTACAGCATTAAACTATAAAGGTGAGACGATAGAGGTAAATACGATTCCACACACCGATAATCCCGATTTTTATAGGGTTTACGATATTCCACCAAGGGgaacaaatagaaaatataagCACACCGTTTTGTATGGGGGACCTGGTGAGAGAACTTAA
- the LOC125843328 gene encoding protein LURP-one-related 4-like, whose product MGKIHPENISSPSPSSSCSSPYVTSNRETFTIWMKSLVFHGNGCTVFNSKGELCFRVDNYQERCSNEVFLMDLNGQVLFSIKREKLRVFGRWNGYLCGGFKGRPWFQVRKNCTFSRGNVICNVNLGYEKSIESCYKIQKLDKKSSFKVTNTTGEIVAELKQKQSSKGFAYGDDVLTLEVEPQVDQSLIMALVTVCGLISRKL is encoded by the exons ATGGGTAAAATTCATCCAGAAAATatatcttctccttctccttcttcttcttgttcatcTCCTTATGTTACATCTAATAGAGAAACATTTACTATATGGATGAAATCACTAGTTTTTCATGGAAATGGATGTACTGTCTTTAATTCCAAAGGTGAACTTTGTTTTAGAGTTGATAATTATCAAGAAAGATGTAGCAATGAAGTTTTTCTCATGGATCTTAATGGACAAGTTCTCTTTTCCATAAAAAGAGAG AAATTGAGAGTTTTTGGTAGATGGAATGGATATTTATGTGGTGGATTTAAAGGGAGGCCATGGTTTCAAGTGAGAAAAAATTGCACATTTTCAAGAGGAAATGTTATATGTAATGTGAATTTGGGCTATGAAAAATCAATTGAAAGTTgctacaagattcaaaaattgGACAAGAAATCATCATTTAAAGTTACAAATACTACTGGAGAAATTGTTGCTGAG TTAAAACAAAAGCAATCGTCGAAAGGATTTGCATATGGAGATGATGTATTGACTCTAGAAGTGGAACCCCAAGTTGATCAATCACTAATTATGGCATTAGTGACAGTTTGCGGCTTAATTAGTCGCAAATTATGA